From Drosophila suzukii chromosome 2R, CBGP_Dsuzu_IsoJpt1.0, whole genome shotgun sequence, a single genomic window includes:
- the LOC108010115 gene encoding CWF19-like protein 1 homolog, whose product MDAGTKILVVGDVRGRFKQLFQRVEQVNKKAGPFEILCCVGDFFGEDKQNEELIAYKNGFKHITVPTYILGPNSKDHRKYFENLADGEICTNLTYLGRRGVYTLSSGVKIAYLSGLEAAGTADSSGSEHEFNKADVIAVRNSCLVSKNCSTEYRGVDVLLTSQWPFGMQEKENATASKLVSFLCREIKPRYHFCAINGTHYESAPFRMPKDETTQFELCTRFISLAEVGNAEKAKYIYALSLKPVDKSRLLDLVQKTTNEIPCPFIGLDLGGAINKNDSSENRQYFYDMDGGSRKRQSGDNNRRDKRPRIPQIEQDKCWFCLSSPDVEKHLIITVGEHFYLALAKGPINKHHVMILSTKHVPCAAQLSPDDWEELNKFKAALRKFFKTLGQVVCFTERHYKSVHLQINALGFEEGYAWKIKHSFEDKAEEFNLEFETLPALDSEKMLPEMGPYFLAELPDDTTLITRQMKHFPIHFARDVFCSENLLNCDEKVNWKDCLLDKEEEISYVEDFRKAFAPFDFTDD is encoded by the exons ATGGACGCGGGCACCAAAAT CTTAGTTGTGGGCGATGTGCGGGGTCGGTTCAAGCAACTCTTCCAGCGCGTGGAGCAGGTCAACAAAAAGGCGGGACCCTTTGAAATCCTATGCTGTGTGGGTGACTTTTTCGGCGAGGACAAACAAAACGAGGAGCTAATAGCCTACAAAAATGGATTCAAACATA TTACCGTGCCCACCTATATCCTTGGCCCCAACTCGAAGGATCATAGGAAATACTTTGAAAATCTGGCCGATGGTGAAATCTGCACCAATCTTACATACCTCGGCCGACGTGGAGTCTACACTCTGAGCAGTGGTGTCAAAATAGCCTACTTAAGTGGCTTGGAGGCAGCGGGGACTGCGGATTCCTCTGGCTCGGAGCACGAGTTCAACAAAGCCGATGTCATTGCCGTGAGGAACTCCTGTTTGGTGTCCAAAAACTGTTCTACGGAGTACCGAGGAGTGGATGTTCTGCTCACTTCCCAGTGGCCATTCGGCATGCAGGAGAAGGAAAAC GCCACTGCCTCTAAGTTGGTGTCATTTCTCTGCCGTGAGATAAAGCCGCGGTATCACTTCTGTGCCATCAATGGAACCCACTACGAAAGCGCTCCTTTTCGGATGCCCAAGGACGAGACCACGCAGTTTGAGCTGTGCACTCGCTTTATTTCCCTTGCGGAAGTGGGAAATGCTGAAAAAGCCAAGTACATTTACGCACTCAGTCTTAAGCCAGTGGACAAGTCTCGTCTACTGGACCTGGTGCAGAAGACCACCAACGAAATCCCTTGTCCTTTTATAGGTTTGGACTTGGGCGGAGCCATCAACAAAAATGACTCG TCCGAAAATCGACAATATTTCTATGACATGGATGGCGGCAGTCGTAAGCGCCAAAGCGGCGATAATAACAGAAGGGATAAGCGCCCAAGAATTCCTCAGATTGAGCAAG ATAAATGCTGGTTCTGTTTGTCCTCACCTGATGTGGAAAAACATCTTATTATCACTGTGGGCGAACACTTTTATCTAGCTCTGGCTAAAGGACCCATCAACAAACATCATGTCATGATATTGTCCACCAAACATGTGCCCTGCGCTGCTCAACTCAGTCCAGATGATTGGGAGGAGCTAAATAAGTTCAAGGCAGCCTTACGAAAGTTCTTCAAAACCTTGGGACAAGTTGTGTGCTTTACTGAGCGGCATTACAAGTCTGTTCACCTGCAGATCAATGCACTTGGCTTTGAAGAAGGCTATGCCTGGAAGATAAAACATAGTTTTGAG GACAAAGCGGAGGAATTCAATCTGGAATTCGAGACCTTGCCGGCATTGGACTCTGAAAAAATGCTTCCGGAAATGGGACCATATTTCCTGGCTGAGTTGCCCGACGATACTACTCTTATAACGCGGCAAATGAAACATTTTCCCATTCACTTTGCCAG GGACGTATTCTGTTCTGAAAATCTACTGAACTGCGATGAGAAAGTCAACTGGAAGGATTGCCTGCTCGACAAGGAAGAAGAAATATCGTATGTTGAAGATTTCCGAAAGGCCTTTGCACCTTTTGATTTTACAGACGATTAA